Below is a window of Candidatus Hydrogenedens sp. DNA.
CTTTGGGGAAGAAAATATAAAAATATACCCATGTGAAACACCTATCCCTTATGAAGAACTCTTAAAAGAGGTTCGAGGAATAGATGCTTTACTTTGCTTACTAACAGATAAAATTGATGCAAAAGTAATGGAACAGGCAGGATCTCAATTAAAAATAATTGCAAATTACGCGGTTGGTTTTGATAATATAGATATAGTCGAAGCAACGAAAAGGAAAATAGTAGTGACCAACACTCCAGGGGTCTTAACAGAAACTACAGCGGATTTGGCATGGGCACTTTTAATGGCATCAGCACGCCGATTGGGTGAAGGGGAACGATTGGTTCGTGCCTCGCAATGGGCAGGTTGGAACCCTACATTACTTCTGGGTATGGATGTGCATGGAAAAACATTGGGTATTTTTGGTATGGGAAGAATTGGTCAGGCAGTCGCACGAAGAGCCAGTGGCTTCAATATGCGTATTATTTATTACGATGTTAACGAACCGAAACTCCCTTCCGATATAAAAGCTACACAGGTAGATAAAGAGACACTTCTAAGAGAATCTGATTTCATTTCTATCCATTGCCCCCTTACTCGAGCAACATATCATGCTTTTGGGATTGAGGAATTTAAAAAAATGAAACGGACTGCATGTATCATAAACACATCTCGTGGTCCTGTTATTGATGAGGAAGCATTAGCTCAGGCTCTTAAAGAAGGGTTAATATTCTCTGCGGGATTAGATGTTTTTGAAAAAGAACCCGAAATCCATCCTGATTTACTTAATTGCCCTAATGCCATTTTGATACCTCACTTAGGAAGTGCTTCGGTAGAAACCCGTTCGCGAATGGCAGAAATCGCTGCGCAAAATATTATTGCTCGTCTCAACGGGAAAACACCACCTAACCCAGTAAACCCAGAAGTACTCTAACCGCCCATGTAAAACACGAAATCACATCTCTCTATATCGGAAAAATATCCATAGAACACCTACTGCGGATATAATACATAGAACCACAATTAGGTAAAATATATAAGGATGATGTTGGGCTGGAATGGGGACATTCATTGAAAATAAACTTACAATGAAAGTAGGAACCATTAATGCTATTGTAATAATATTTAACAATTTCATTAAAACATTCAGATTATTGCTTACGATAGATGCACGTGCATCCATTAAGTTTGATAACACTGTGGAATGAATATCTGCCACACGAAAACATTGGTCATTCTCAATAATTAAGTCATCCAAAAACTCTTTCCCTTCATCGCTTAAGCCTATTTTATCTGCACCTGCACGAAGTTTGGCAAGGATAAGACCATTTCCATGGATAGCATTTAAGTAGTAAACCAAGCTTTTTTCTAATGCAAAAAGGTTGATGAGGAATTTATTTTCCAGAGAACGGTTTATCCGATACTCTACTTCTTCCGCAACCATGTTTATAATTTTAAGATGTTCAATAAAGTGGGAAATACAGTTATAAATAACCCGAAGTATTATGTCTGGGGCTGATGACAACCCTGCTTGCGGTTTATTTGAAAATAATGGTGTATCCTCGCTTGAAATAATGATAACTTTATTTTTGAACAGGAATAAGCCTATAGAGATGATTTTGAAGTGATATTCATCTTCTGCGGAATAATTTTTAGGCTTCTTTATAATAAATGCAACGTGATTTTGTTCATATTCAACACGGGCAAGTTCATCTGGGTCAAGGGCTGAATTTAAGGTGTGTTCATCTATTTCCAATTTATCAATCAGTTGCTTTTTCTCTTCAATTGTCGGCTGGATATAAACTTCTATAACCGAATCTTTTTCTTCTGACAACTCGATGACTTTCCCTTGGCCTATGGTGTAGAATCTCCGCATAGTTCTTCCCTTCTATTCATGAACAAAAAGTCAGTCCATGGGTGAAAATTCCTTCTATCTAACCATTTATTGATAATAATTATTTTTATTTAAACCCCATCCCTATTTATCTTGTGGCTTTTAAGTATTATAACCTTTTAAAGTATTTTTTTTCAATAACGATTATGGCTTTGGCCTCTTCTTAAACAGACATAAGATTTTTCCAACATATTGTTTGGAAAGTTCCCCAATTTTTCTTAATAAGGAAAGAGGACTGAACTTTGGTACTTGTTTTTGTTGAGCACCTTTCTCCTGCTTTTCCTTCCATAACTTATATAAGTTTAATAAAGTATCCCTAAATTCCTTAGCAGAAGAAAATCTATCTTCTGGGTCAGGTGCCATCGCTTTTTGCAAAAACTCATCACATTCTTTGGGTAAATCTGGCATCAATTTAGATAGTTTATCACCTATTTGCGGTCTTCTCCCTACAAGCATTTCAAAAAACATAACCCCAAGTGGATATATATCCGCCCTTTTATCTACACCAGCCGCATTAACCCTTTGTTCAGGTGCTGAATATTGTGCTTTGCCTAAATTCGCCCCAACCATAGTCAAAGGGACTTGTGCATCACTTAATTTTGCCAAACCGAAATCAAGCAAACGCACAGAACCATCTCTTAACACCATCACGTTATCAGGTGAAATATCTCTATGAATTGTAACTTGATGTGCATGTTCTAAGGCATCCGCAATAAGTGCTAATATCCGAACTGTATTCCCAAATGATAACGGCCCTTTCTTATTCAGCCAATCTCGAACACTCCGACCCTCAACATATTCCATCGTATAAAACATTTGTTCACCCTCTATCTGGGCATCAAATATCTTTACGATGCAGGGATGATTTAGTTGTCGGACTGCTTCTACTTCCCGCAGAAACCTTGCAATTGCCTTTTGATTATGTTGATACTGGGCTCGCATCAATTTCAATGCTAACTTCTGTCCAGATTGGAGGTCTTTCACAAGAAATACTTTGCCCATCCCTCCTCTACCCAATGGCTTTATAACCTCATATCTACCTGCTATTATCCGCGTCGTTTTCCCCTCTGCTAAATCAGCATCAGACATATTCATGATTCTCCTTAAATAAAACTATTTTATCACAACCTTCCTTTTATTATAATACCATTATCAATAGCAAAATGTGTTAGTTAAAACTAAATAATTAAAAATTGGATATGGATACCACCTCCGCCAGAAAATCAATGGTTGTCTATCAATTACATGCACGAGGGATAAAATCACCTGATGTGCTGAGAGTAATGGAAAACGTTCCAAGACATTTATTTGTCCCAGAAGATTTACGTGATTATGCTTATGAAGATCACCCACTTAGTATTGGATATGGGCAAACAATTTCTCAACCTTACATGGTAGCCATCATGACCGAACTTCTGGATTTAAAACCGACAGATAAGGTATTAGAAGTAGGAACAGGTTCGGGATATCAAACTGCAATACTTGCAGAACTTGCACACACCGTTATTAGCATTGAAAGAATACAAGAACTCGCCGAAGAAGCAGAACAACGACTAA
It encodes the following:
- a CDS encoding D-glycerate dehydrogenase, yielding MNKNKPKIFITRNLPERGLKLLFQNFGEENIKIYPCETPIPYEELLKEVRGIDALLCLLTDKIDAKVMEQAGSQLKIIANYAVGFDNIDIVEATKRKIVVTNTPGVLTETTADLAWALLMASARRLGEGERLVRASQWAGWNPTLLLGMDVHGKTLGIFGMGRIGQAVARRASGFNMRIIYYDVNEPKLPSDIKATQVDKETLLRESDFISIHCPLTRATYHAFGIEEFKKMKRTACIINTSRGPVIDEEALAQALKEGLIFSAGLDVFEKEPEIHPDLLNCPNAILIPHLGSASVETRSRMAEIAAQNIIARLNGKTPPNPVNPEVL
- a CDS encoding protein-L-isoaspartate(D-aspartate) O-methyltransferase; this encodes MDTTSARKSMVVYQLHARGIKSPDVLRVMENVPRHLFVPEDLRDYAYEDHPLSIGYGQTISQPYMVAIMTELLDLKPTDKVLEVGTGSGYQTAILAELAHTVISIERIQELAEEAEQRLTNLGYKNIKVIRGDGSSGYPDESPYDAIIVTAGSPEVPESLKKQLNDGGRLVIPVGGSNLQVLLKITKIGNTFSIERHTSCIFVPLIGTEGWNNTSKY
- a CDS encoding serine/threonine-protein kinase, giving the protein MNMSDADLAEGKTTRIIAGRYEVIKPLGRGGMGKVFLVKDLQSGQKLALKLMRAQYQHNQKAIARFLREVEAVRQLNHPCIVKIFDAQIEGEQMFYTMEYVEGRSVRDWLNKKGPLSFGNTVRILALIADALEHAHQVTIHRDISPDNVMVLRDGSVRLLDFGLAKLSDAQVPLTMVGANLGKAQYSAPEQRVNAAGVDKRADIYPLGVMFFEMLVGRRPQIGDKLSKLMPDLPKECDEFLQKAMAPDPEDRFSSAKEFRDTLLNLYKLWKEKQEKGAQQKQVPKFSPLSLLRKIGELSKQYVGKILCLFKKRPKP
- a CDS encoding magnesium transporter CorA family protein translates to MRRFYTIGQGKVIELSEEKDSVIEVYIQPTIEEKKQLIDKLEIDEHTLNSALDPDELARVEYEQNHVAFIIKKPKNYSAEDEYHFKIISIGLFLFKNKVIIISSEDTPLFSNKPQAGLSSAPDIILRVIYNCISHFIEHLKIINMVAEEVEYRINRSLENKFLINLFALEKSLVYYLNAIHGNGLILAKLRAGADKIGLSDEGKEFLDDLIIENDQCFRVADIHSTVLSNLMDARASIVSNNLNVLMKLLNIITIALMVPTFIVSLFSMNVPIPAQHHPYIFYLIVVLCIISAVGVLWIFFRYREM